One window of the Natronomonas marina genome contains the following:
- a CDS encoding bacterio-opsin activator domain-containing protein, which translates to MNDTGGPAARVLFVTERPARWRGARAALEARDGLSVAVAEGVPDGRIAPDVDCVVGIHDDATDGLALLEAVRELRPSLPFVLLSGVDDGRVASRAVSAGVSEFVPALDPGAEDLLVDRVEGAVAERRPARDGGSVPMPIDDVGIREELRLKERAIDEAPVGITITDPDRPDNPMIYINDAFEELTGYDKAEAVGRNCRFLQGEDSDGEAIDAMREAVDEGEPVSVELLNYRPDGEPFWNKVDIAPVHGPDGEVTNFVGFQTDITDRKEAEMEARRRREELEHLLVRIDGLLQDVTRELVQAGSRPEIERAVCERVAADDTYEFGWIGAPDYATETIVASAQAGEWSPTEEALAADLSDEEGGPTVAAYRTGEIQVVGGSEDLADLAARTPWLDADDLGGVAAIPLSYGETTYGVLTLYTTDGAALNEHEMVVMAALGRAAGTAINALERGRILASDSVTELVLETTDSDLFFVELSKETGSYLEFDGSVHRDDGSVLTFFTTDADAEAVRDVAAGYPDIESASPIHEFDDATLWEFGLANASITATLAERGVKISSITVADGTAEISVELPKENEVRAIVELVRERYPDTKIAAHRERERPPQTRRGFVADLEERLTERQLTALRKAHVSGYYEWNRSVTGEELATSMGIDRSTYHQHLRAAERKLTEAFFERAVTHG; encoded by the coding sequence ATGAACGACACTGGGGGACCGGCGGCTCGCGTGCTGTTCGTCACCGAACGGCCGGCCCGGTGGCGGGGGGCGCGAGCCGCGCTGGAAGCCCGCGACGGCCTCTCGGTAGCCGTCGCCGAGGGCGTTCCCGACGGGCGCATCGCTCCCGATGTCGACTGCGTGGTCGGAATCCACGACGACGCCACGGACGGACTGGCGTTGCTGGAGGCCGTCCGGGAGTTGCGGCCGTCGCTCCCGTTCGTTCTGCTTTCGGGAGTCGACGACGGCCGGGTCGCAAGCCGGGCCGTCTCGGCCGGCGTCTCGGAGTTCGTCCCGGCGTTGGACCCCGGCGCGGAGGACCTGCTGGTCGACCGCGTCGAGGGTGCCGTCGCCGAGCGGCGCCCCGCCCGCGACGGCGGCAGCGTCCCGATGCCCATCGACGACGTCGGCATCCGGGAGGAACTCCGGCTGAAGGAGCGCGCCATCGACGAGGCGCCGGTCGGCATCACCATCACCGACCCGGACCGCCCGGACAACCCGATGATATACATCAACGACGCCTTCGAGGAGCTGACGGGCTACGACAAGGCGGAGGCAGTGGGACGGAACTGCCGGTTCCTCCAGGGCGAGGACTCCGACGGGGAGGCCATCGACGCGATGCGAGAGGCGGTCGACGAGGGGGAGCCTGTCTCCGTCGAACTGCTGAACTACCGGCCGGACGGCGAGCCGTTCTGGAACAAGGTCGACATCGCGCCGGTCCACGGCCCCGACGGCGAGGTGACCAACTTCGTCGGCTTCCAGACGGACATCACCGACCGCAAGGAGGCCGAGATGGAGGCCAGGCGGCGCCGCGAGGAACTGGAGCACCTGCTCGTTCGCATCGACGGTCTCCTGCAGGACGTGACCCGGGAACTGGTACAGGCCGGCTCCCGCCCGGAGATAGAGCGCGCCGTCTGTGAGCGCGTCGCGGCCGACGACACCTACGAGTTCGGCTGGATCGGCGCGCCGGACTACGCCACCGAGACGATCGTCGCCAGCGCACAGGCCGGCGAGTGGTCGCCCACCGAGGAAGCGCTCGCGGCCGACCTCTCGGACGAGGAGGGAGGGCCGACGGTGGCCGCCTACCGAACCGGCGAAATCCAGGTCGTCGGGGGAAGCGAGGATCTCGCCGACCTCGCCGCGAGGACGCCGTGGCTCGATGCCGACGACCTCGGCGGAGTCGCCGCGATTCCGCTGTCGTACGGCGAGACGACCTACGGCGTGTTGACGCTGTACACCACCGACGGGGCGGCGCTGAACGAACACGAGATGGTGGTCATGGCGGCGCTGGGGCGGGCGGCGGGGACGGCCATCAACGCCCTCGAGCGGGGCCGGATACTCGCCTCCGACAGCGTGACCGAACTCGTCCTCGAGACGACCGACAGCGACCTCTTCTTCGTCGAGCTATCGAAGGAGACCGGCTCGTATCTCGAGTTCGACGGGTCGGTCCACCGCGACGACGGCTCCGTCCTGACGTTCTTCACGACCGACGCCGACGCCGAGGCGGTCCGGGACGTCGCGGCCGGCTACCCCGACATCGAGTCGGCCAGCCCCATCCACGAGTTCGACGACGCCACGCTGTGGGAGTTCGGCCTCGCCAACGCCTCTATCACGGCGACGCTGGCCGAGCGCGGCGTGAAGATCAGTTCGATAACCGTCGCCGACGGCACCGCCGAGATCTCGGTAGAGCTCCCGAAGGAGAACGAGGTGCGGGCCATCGTCGAACTCGTCCGCGAGCGGTACCCCGACACGAAGATAGCCGCCCACCGCGAGCGCGAGCGGCCGCCACAGACCCGGCGCGGCTTCGTCGCCGACCTCGAGGAGCGGCTCACCGAACGGCAGCTGACGGCGCTGCGGAAGGCCCACGTCAGCGGCTACTACGAGTGGAACCGCTCGGTCACCGGCGAGGAACTGGCGACGTCGATGGGCATCGACCGCTCGACGTACCACCAGCACCTCCGGGCCGCCGAGCGGAAGCTGACGGAGGCGTTCTTCGAGCGGGCGGTCACCCACGGCTGA
- a CDS encoding beta-propeller domain-containing protein has product MSRTTALSTVQVAAIVTVALVAGGVGAVVLEDVASPDRPDDRPGPVDDPGPDGEASPSVGTFASEAEFRSYLRSTGRPDRAFRAGGAGAGGDVREVETTDDVARDAPTAAPQGTVAEEAAGNGGDDGGERRASDTNVQVEGIDEPDVLKTTPGTIYYSPPDRHPRVVREGDDRRRPDAESGVRLINASDPAAPEVASRLDVSGKLLLSGDTLLVFEGDTVVGYDVGDREDPERTWSKELSDRVVTARLHAGTVYLVTADGVDVDDPCPVEPMEGVSVDCTAIHRPEKPTPVDTTYTVSLLDPTDGAVHDTASFVGTGGRSVVYVSTDRVYVTYPERVDRADMVARFLLENQSDRLDEATLNRIEQLREYELSQRAKRIEIERAIDAWLAGLDSEERREAERELHEEMRAWAADNKRQFEQTGIVAFDVEGTDGESPTVEAGATGSVPGHPLDQFSMDEHDGRLRIATTVSGAMGSDSENDLYVLDGSLSTVGSAKGMGVTERIYSVRYVGDEAYVVTFRRVDPFHVVDLSNPEEPTVEGELKLPGFSSYLHPLSEDRVLGIGEEDGKVKLVVFDVSDPSNPTVETDRILDTRWSAVAESHHAFLMDRRHGVFFLPAGDEAYVFDYGDGLDVETTVETEGRVHRTAYVGDYLYVFGDSSVTVVDERDWEETHELRLDDE; this is encoded by the coding sequence ATGAGCCGAACGACAGCACTCTCGACCGTCCAGGTGGCCGCCATCGTCACCGTCGCCCTCGTCGCCGGCGGCGTCGGGGCGGTGGTCCTCGAGGACGTCGCCTCGCCGGACCGGCCCGACGACCGTCCCGGCCCCGTCGACGACCCCGGACCCGACGGGGAGGCGAGTCCCTCCGTTGGGACGTTCGCCTCCGAGGCCGAGTTTCGCTCGTACCTCCGGTCGACCGGGCGACCGGACCGGGCCTTCCGGGCCGGCGGAGCCGGCGCGGGTGGCGACGTCCGGGAGGTCGAGACGACCGACGACGTCGCGCGCGACGCGCCGACGGCCGCACCGCAGGGGACCGTCGCCGAGGAGGCCGCCGGGAACGGCGGGGACGACGGCGGCGAGCGCCGCGCCTCCGACACGAACGTCCAGGTCGAGGGCATCGACGAACCGGACGTCCTGAAGACGACGCCGGGAACGATCTACTACTCGCCGCCGGACCGCCACCCGCGGGTGGTCCGCGAGGGCGACGACCGGCGACGCCCCGACGCCGAATCGGGCGTCCGCCTGATAAACGCCAGCGACCCGGCCGCCCCCGAGGTGGCGAGCAGGCTCGACGTCTCCGGGAAACTGCTGCTGTCGGGCGACACCCTCCTCGTCTTCGAGGGCGACACCGTCGTCGGCTACGACGTCGGCGACCGCGAGGACCCCGAACGGACCTGGTCGAAGGAACTGTCGGACCGCGTCGTCACCGCCCGGCTCCACGCCGGCACGGTCTATCTGGTGACCGCCGACGGCGTCGACGTCGACGACCCCTGTCCGGTCGAGCCGATGGAGGGGGTCTCCGTCGACTGCACGGCGATCCACCGCCCCGAGAAGCCGACGCCGGTCGACACCACCTACACCGTCTCGCTCCTCGACCCGACCGACGGGGCCGTCCACGACACGGCGTCGTTCGTCGGGACCGGCGGCCGGTCGGTCGTCTACGTCTCGACCGACCGCGTCTACGTCACCTACCCCGAGCGAGTCGACCGCGCCGACATGGTCGCCCGCTTCCTGCTGGAGAACCAGTCCGACCGCCTCGACGAGGCGACGCTGAATCGCATCGAACAGCTACGGGAGTACGAACTGAGCCAGCGAGCCAAGCGCATCGAGATAGAGCGCGCCATCGACGCCTGGCTGGCCGGCCTCGACTCCGAGGAGCGCCGCGAGGCCGAGCGGGAACTCCACGAGGAGATGCGGGCGTGGGCCGCCGACAACAAGCGGCAGTTCGAGCAGACCGGCATCGTCGCCTTCGACGTCGAGGGCACCGACGGCGAGTCCCCGACGGTCGAGGCCGGCGCGACCGGCTCGGTCCCCGGCCACCCGCTCGACCAGTTCTCGATGGACGAACACGACGGCCGACTCCGCATCGCAACGACCGTCTCCGGTGCCATGGGGTCCGACAGCGAGAACGACCTCTACGTCCTCGACGGGTCGCTGTCGACGGTCGGCAGCGCGAAGGGGATGGGCGTCACCGAGCGCATCTACTCGGTCCGCTACGTCGGCGACGAGGCCTACGTCGTCACCTTCCGGCGGGTCGACCCGTTCCACGTCGTCGACCTCTCGAATCCCGAAGAGCCCACCGTCGAGGGCGAACTGAAGCTTCCCGGCTTCTCGTCGTACCTCCACCCCCTCTCCGAGGACCGCGTCCTCGGTATCGGCGAGGAGGACGGCAAGGTGAAACTGGTCGTCTTCGACGTCTCGGACCCGTCGAACCCGACCGTCGAGACCGACCGCATCCTCGACACCCGGTGGTCGGCGGTCGCCGAGAGCCACCACGCGTTCCTCATGGACCGCCGCCACGGCGTCTTCTTCCTGCCGGCCGGCGACGAGGCGTACGTCTTCGACTACGGCGACGGCCTCGACGTCGAGACGACCGTCGAGACCGAGGGGCGCGTCCACCGGACCGCCTACGTCGGCGACTACCTCTACGTCTTCGGCGACTCGTCGGTGACCGTCGTCGACGAGCGCGACTGGGAGGAGACCCACGAACTTCGGCTGGACGACGAGTGA
- a CDS encoding Brp/Blh family beta-carotene 15,15'-dioxygenase → MGDGPMEVTATAHARAAFDRVATRPAWAVCGVVVALSAVSAVAGVAPGPTLRYLPLAASVVVLGLPHGAVDYLVPARLGGRSLPESMALVGALYLLAGGAYAVLWLTAPVPAALLFVAVTWFHWGQGDVHALVAFVGAEHLRSRPLRAATLVVRGGLPMFVPLVAFPGRYRAVVGTWVELFGADLAVTWLFAPGTRLVGGAAFLAVTVGTLAAGYRQAGATRGWRVDAGETALLWTFFLAVPPLVAVGVYFCVWHSLRHVLRVAAADGETATVGAGLRRFAREAAPLTALSLVLLVGFGALVPATPSTPAELAALYLVFVAVLTLPHVAVVTWMDLREGVWAGLSRG, encoded by the coding sequence GTGGGTGATGGACCGATGGAGGTGACCGCAACCGCCCACGCGCGGGCGGCCTTCGACCGGGTCGCCACCCGCCCCGCCTGGGCGGTCTGTGGCGTCGTCGTCGCCCTGTCGGCCGTCTCGGCGGTGGCCGGCGTCGCCCCCGGCCCGACGCTCCGGTACCTGCCGCTCGCGGCCAGCGTCGTCGTCCTGGGGTTGCCCCACGGCGCGGTCGACTACCTCGTTCCCGCCCGCCTGGGCGGTCGCTCGCTGCCCGAGTCCATGGCGCTGGTCGGGGCACTCTACCTGCTGGCCGGCGGTGCCTACGCGGTGCTGTGGCTGACCGCGCCCGTCCCCGCGGCGCTGCTGTTCGTCGCCGTGACGTGGTTCCACTGGGGGCAGGGCGATGTCCACGCCCTCGTGGCCTTCGTCGGCGCCGAGCACCTCCGGTCGCGGCCGCTACGGGCCGCGACGCTCGTGGTCCGGGGCGGCCTGCCGATGTTCGTCCCGCTCGTCGCGTTCCCGGGCCGCTACCGGGCGGTCGTCGGGACGTGGGTCGAACTGTTCGGCGCGGACCTGGCCGTGACGTGGCTGTTCGCGCCGGGAACGCGGCTGGTCGGCGGGGCGGCCTTCCTCGCGGTCACCGTCGGGACGCTCGCAGCCGGCTACCGGCAGGCGGGCGCGACCCGCGGCTGGCGGGTCGACGCCGGCGAGACCGCACTCCTGTGGACGTTCTTCCTCGCCGTACCGCCGCTCGTCGCGGTCGGAGTCTACTTCTGTGTCTGGCACTCGCTGCGGCACGTCCTGCGGGTCGCGGCCGCCGACGGCGAGACGGCGACCGTCGGGGCGGGCCTCCGGCGGTTCGCCCGCGAGGCCGCGCCGCTGACCGCGCTGTCGCTCGTGCTCCTCGTCGGGTTCGGCGCCCTCGTGCCGGCCACGCCCTCGACGCCGGCGGAACTGGCGGCGCTGTATCTCGTATTCGTCGCCGTCCTGACGCTGCCGCACGTCGCCGTCGTGACGTGGATGGACCTCCGGGAGGGCGTCTGGGCCGGCCTCAGCCGTGGGTGA
- a CDS encoding lycopene cyclase domain-containing protein, translating into MSGPSYLQFHVAFLVPALSMLAAAAVVTRTRTPRRTVWSVGGSSYWVGVAVVTLLAVVYTTPWDNYLISRGVWGYGDGRTLVHLWLAPLGEYLFFVLQPVLTALWLGQLTLREGWPEPGLLRGGDLGSLVRREALSVAPRLLAGAVAVGLGVAGLALLSTPSTLYLGAILAWSAPVLLLQWVVGAPQLYHQRRVLAVGVAVPTVYLWVVDRIAIATGIWHISAEHTTGLAILGLPIEEALFFAVTNLFVVQGLVLFRWVMDRWR; encoded by the coding sequence GTGAGCGGCCCCTCGTACCTGCAGTTCCACGTCGCCTTCCTCGTCCCGGCGCTGTCGATGCTGGCGGCCGCGGCGGTGGTCACCCGGACCCGCACGCCGCGCCGGACCGTCTGGTCGGTCGGCGGGTCGAGTTACTGGGTCGGCGTCGCCGTCGTCACCCTGCTCGCGGTGGTTTACACGACGCCGTGGGACAACTACCTCATCTCGCGGGGCGTCTGGGGCTACGGCGACGGCCGCACGCTCGTGCACCTCTGGCTGGCCCCGCTCGGCGAGTACCTCTTCTTCGTGTTACAGCCGGTGTTGACGGCACTGTGGCTCGGCCAGTTGACGCTCCGGGAGGGGTGGCCCGAACCGGGCCTGTTGCGCGGCGGCGACCTCGGCTCGCTCGTCAGGCGGGAGGCGCTGTCGGTCGCCCCGCGACTGCTCGCCGGCGCCGTCGCCGTCGGCCTCGGCGTCGCCGGCCTAGCGCTGCTGTCGACGCCGTCGACGCTGTACCTCGGCGCCATCCTCGCCTGGAGCGCGCCCGTCCTCCTCCTCCAGTGGGTCGTCGGTGCCCCGCAACTGTACCACCAGCGGCGCGTGCTCGCGGTCGGGGTCGCCGTCCCGACCGTCTACCTCTGGGTCGTCGACCGCATCGCCATCGCGACCGGCATCTGGCACATCTCCGCCGAACACACGACCGGACTGGCCATCCTCGGACTGCCGATAGAGGAGGCGCTGTTCTTCGCGGTGACGAACCTGTTCGTCGTCCAGGGACTGGTGCTGTTCCGGTGGGTGATGGACCGATGGAGGTGA